One Williamwhitmania taraxaci genomic window carries:
- the era gene encoding GTPase Era, whose amino-acid sequence MAHKSGFVNIIGFPNVGKSTLMNSLVGEKLSIITSKAQTTRHRIMGIVNGDDFQIVYSDTPGVLKPNYKLQESMMQFVYSALSDADIILLVTEMGMAIDLHEDIIQKITRMNVPVIVVINKVDLAKSQEAVVEAMDAWQVRMPEAKIIPVSALHKFNQEALLTEVLEKLPENPEYFPKDQMSDKTMRFFVSEIIREKILISYKKEIPYSVEVVVDSYKEEEKIIHIEALIYVVRESQKGILIGHQGIMLKRIGTKARHDIEAFVDKKVFLSLQVKVLENWRDSDLMLKRFGYNQN is encoded by the coding sequence ATGGCGCACAAATCAGGTTTTGTGAACATTATAGGTTTTCCCAATGTAGGAAAGTCTACACTAATGAATTCATTGGTGGGAGAGAAACTTTCCATTATCACATCGAAAGCCCAAACCACACGACACCGCATCATGGGAATTGTCAATGGAGACGACTTCCAAATAGTTTACTCCGATACCCCTGGAGTGCTTAAACCCAACTACAAGCTGCAAGAGAGTATGATGCAGTTTGTTTACTCCGCTCTTTCCGATGCCGACATCATTCTGCTGGTTACCGAAATGGGCATGGCAATTGACCTACACGAAGATATTATTCAGAAGATTACCCGCATGAACGTGCCCGTAATCGTGGTTATAAATAAGGTGGATCTTGCCAAAAGCCAAGAGGCCGTTGTTGAAGCGATGGACGCATGGCAGGTGCGCATGCCCGAAGCCAAGATCATCCCGGTATCGGCACTACACAAGTTCAACCAAGAGGCACTCTTAACCGAGGTCCTCGAGAAATTACCTGAAAACCCGGAGTATTTCCCCAAGGATCAAATGAGCGACAAAACCATGCGCTTCTTTGTATCGGAAATTATTCGGGAGAAAATCCTGATTAGCTACAAGAAGGAGATCCCATACTCGGTAGAGGTGGTAGTAGATAGCTACAAGGAGGAGGAGAAAATAATCCACATTGAGGCCCTCATATACGTTGTTCGAGAATCCCAAAAAGGAATCCTCATAGGACATCAAGGAATAATGCTCAAGAGAATTGGCACCAAGGCACGTCACGATATTGAAGCCTTTGTGGACAAGAAGGTGTTTTTAAGCCTACAGGTTAAGGTGCTGGAAAACTGGCGCGACAGCGACCTGATGCTAAAACGATTTGGCTATAATCAAAACTAA
- the der gene encoding ribosome biogenesis GTPase Der → MGNIIAIVGRPNVGKSTLFNRLVGAREAIVDETAGVTRDRHYGKTDWNGREFSVIDTGGYINDSDDIFEEEIRKQVKLAIEESDLILFLVDVAEGITDTDREVSHMLRKVTNKKVLLVVNKVDNTQRYMEANEFYELGLGNYFAISSMNGSGTGDLLDAVVTGLPALVNEEEEEDTLPKIAIVGKPNVGKSSLANALLGEERNIVTPIAGTTRDAILTRYNKFGHDFYLIDTAGLRKKGKVTEDLEFYSVLRSIRVIENSDVCVLMLDATLGIEAQDINIFNLIYRNRKGVVILVNKWDLVEKENKTLEDYKEAIQRRLAPFKDVPILFVSALTKQRIYNVLDEVVRVNENRRRRIPTSTLNDVMLPLIEAYPPPSVKDKFVRIKFVTQLPTYAPSFAFFCNLPQYVKEPYKRFLENKLREQFEFTGVPIQIFIRQK, encoded by the coding sequence ATGGGAAACATTATTGCTATTGTAGGTCGCCCAAACGTTGGTAAATCAACCCTTTTCAATAGGTTGGTTGGTGCACGGGAGGCCATTGTGGACGAAACAGCAGGGGTGACCCGCGACCGCCACTACGGAAAAACCGATTGGAACGGCAGAGAATTTTCAGTGATCGATACTGGTGGTTACATCAACGATTCCGACGATATTTTTGAGGAAGAGATTCGCAAGCAAGTTAAGTTGGCTATCGAAGAATCGGACCTCATCCTCTTTCTGGTTGATGTTGCTGAAGGCATTACCGACACCGACAGAGAGGTTTCGCACATGCTTCGAAAAGTTACCAATAAAAAGGTATTGCTTGTAGTTAACAAGGTGGATAACACCCAACGCTACATGGAAGCAAATGAGTTCTACGAGTTGGGATTGGGCAACTACTTTGCCATCTCATCCATGAACGGAAGCGGTACCGGCGACTTGCTCGATGCCGTAGTTACCGGACTTCCTGCTCTTGTTAATGAAGAAGAAGAGGAAGATACGCTTCCCAAGATTGCAATTGTAGGCAAGCCTAACGTAGGCAAGAGCAGCCTTGCAAATGCCCTTCTTGGTGAGGAGCGCAACATCGTTACGCCTATTGCAGGTACTACCCGCGATGCTATTCTTACCCGCTACAATAAGTTTGGTCACGACTTCTACCTTATCGATACTGCAGGTCTACGCAAAAAGGGTAAGGTAACCGAGGATTTAGAATTCTATTCGGTGCTCCGCTCTATCAGGGTTATCGAAAACTCCGATGTTTGCGTGCTTATGCTCGATGCAACCCTCGGAATAGAGGCTCAAGACATTAACATTTTCAACCTAATTTACCGTAACCGTAAGGGCGTGGTAATATTGGTAAACAAGTGGGATTTAGTAGAGAAGGAGAACAAAACGCTTGAAGATTACAAGGAAGCCATTCAACGCCGCCTTGCCCCTTTCAAGGATGTTCCCATTCTATTTGTATCCGCCCTTACCAAGCAGCGTATTTACAACGTGCTCGACGAGGTAGTTCGCGTGAACGAGAACCGTCGCCGACGTATCCCCACCTCAACGCTGAACGATGTAATGCTTCCACTTATCGAGGCCTATCCCCCTCCATCGGTTAAGGATAAGTTCGTTAGGATTAAGTTCGTTACACAACTCCCTACCTACGCGCCTAGTTTTGCATTCTTTTGTAACCTGCCGCAGTATGTGAAGGAGCCCTACAAGCGTTTCTTGGAGAATAAACTTCGGGAGCAATTCGAATTTACAGGAGTTCCCATTCAGATATTTATTAGACAAAAATAA
- a CDS encoding YfiR family protein, producing the protein MKKVSLFLALALCASSQAFAQLAKVQAGFIYNFTNYTEWQEEDLGDAFVIGVFGNSNTTEALRLLEGKRTIKNKPVFIKTYATIGQIGKCHILYIPRDRAGSLDLVISKIGTNATLIISEKDGLAALGAGISFRMVNGKIAFDINPTAIIKQRISVLPKLVSLANKSYK; encoded by the coding sequence ATGAAGAAGGTGTCACTCTTTCTTGCGTTGGCCCTTTGCGCCTCATCCCAAGCCTTTGCCCAGCTGGCTAAAGTGCAGGCTGGCTTCATTTATAATTTTACCAACTACACAGAGTGGCAAGAGGAAGACTTAGGCGATGCCTTTGTAATTGGCGTATTTGGTAACTCGAACACCACAGAAGCTCTCCGGCTGCTCGAAGGAAAGAGAACTATAAAAAACAAACCAGTCTTCATCAAGACATACGCAACCATAGGGCAAATAGGCAAATGTCATATCCTCTACATTCCTAGAGATAGGGCTGGCAGCCTCGATCTGGTTATTTCAAAAATTGGAACCAACGCAACACTCATCATTTCCGAAAAAGATGGACTCGCTGCCCTTGGAGCCGGTATTAGTTTCAGAATGGTGAATGGGAAGATTGCCTTCGACATAAACCCTACGGCTATTATAAAACAGAGAATTAGCGTGCTGCCTAAATTGGTTTCGCTTGCCAACAAATCCTATAAATAG
- a CDS encoding valine--tRNA ligase → MEVPTKYDPSSIEDKWYSYWMNQGFFRSIPDEREPYTIVIPPPNVTGVLHMGHMLNNTIQDVFVRRARMLGKNACWVPGTDHASIATEAKVVSKLKDQGIDKASLTRDEFLEHAWEWTHKHGGIILEQLKKLGASCDWERTAFTMDPERSESVIKVFVDLHKKGLVYRGVRMVNWDPQAKTALSDEEVIYKEVQSKLYYLRYKIEGTGEYIVVATTRPETILGDTAVCVNPNDPRFAHLKGKRVIVPLINRIVPIIEDDYVDIEFGTGALKVTPAHDINDYMLGQKYKLESIDIFNDNGTLNEKAQLYVGKDRFAVRDEIVKDMDKAGLIEKIENYANKVGYSERTDAVIEPKLSTQWFLKMEDLAKPALDAVMNDEIKLYPSKFKNTYKHWLDNIKDWCISRQLWWGHRIPAYYLSNGTCIVAETDEEALAQAKKETGNSALTMADLSQDVDVLDTWFSSWLWPISVFDGIRNPENAEIKYYYPTNDLVTAPEILFFWVARMIIAGYEYQGAKPFTNVYLTGIVRDQLHRKMSKSLGNSPDPLDLIAKYGADGVRVGMLLCSPAGNDLLFDENLTEQGRNFSNKIWNAFRLVKGWEVDATIPQPEHTRLTVEWFEAKFNQTLEQVNQQFDAYNISEALMVVYKLFWDEFSSWYLEAIKPAFNQPIDGKTLNTTIEFFERLLKVLHPYMPFLTEEIYHLIKERDAKDSIMVSLWPVAKAFDSAILEEFENLKETVANVRSVRQDKNIPHKETLELFVKREGSPLVNLNSVIIKMANLTTINDTDTKVEGASSFMVKTTEYYLPLGGLLNVEEELEKLQAEVVYLQGFLESVMKKLSNEKFVNSAPAKVVEMEQNKKSDAETKIKAIEEQIAQLKK, encoded by the coding sequence ATGGAAGTCCCAACAAAGTATGACCCCTCTTCAATTGAGGATAAGTGGTATTCCTATTGGATGAACCAAGGCTTTTTCCGCTCAATACCCGACGAAAGGGAGCCTTATACCATTGTTATTCCTCCGCCAAACGTTACCGGCGTTTTGCACATGGGCCATATGCTCAACAATACCATTCAGGATGTTTTTGTGCGACGCGCAAGGATGTTGGGAAAGAATGCATGCTGGGTTCCCGGAACCGACCACGCCTCCATTGCTACCGAAGCAAAAGTGGTGAGCAAGCTGAAAGACCAAGGTATAGACAAGGCCTCATTGACTCGCGATGAGTTTCTGGAACATGCATGGGAGTGGACTCATAAGCATGGCGGGATCATCCTAGAGCAATTGAAGAAGTTGGGTGCTTCCTGCGACTGGGAGCGCACCGCATTTACCATGGATCCTGAACGTTCCGAAAGTGTAATAAAGGTTTTTGTCGACCTCCATAAAAAAGGGCTCGTTTACCGCGGAGTGCGCATGGTAAACTGGGATCCTCAAGCAAAGACAGCCCTCTCCGATGAGGAGGTAATATACAAAGAGGTTCAGAGCAAGCTATACTACCTTCGCTATAAAATTGAGGGTACCGGCGAATACATTGTGGTTGCCACCACTCGTCCCGAAACCATCTTGGGCGATACCGCCGTTTGTGTGAACCCCAACGATCCTCGCTTTGCACACCTTAAAGGTAAACGGGTAATCGTTCCGCTCATCAACCGTATTGTTCCCATCATCGAGGACGATTATGTAGACATTGAATTTGGAACCGGCGCACTTAAAGTTACTCCGGCCCACGATATCAACGACTACATGTTGGGCCAGAAATACAAGCTGGAATCCATCGATATCTTCAACGACAACGGAACCCTCAACGAGAAGGCACAGCTTTACGTTGGGAAAGATAGGTTTGCCGTAAGAGACGAGATTGTAAAAGACATGGATAAGGCCGGCCTTATCGAAAAGATTGAGAACTACGCGAATAAAGTTGGCTATTCCGAAAGAACCGATGCCGTTATTGAGCCCAAACTCTCTACCCAGTGGTTCCTGAAAATGGAGGATCTAGCAAAGCCTGCCCTCGATGCGGTTATGAACGACGAGATAAAGCTTTACCCATCCAAATTCAAGAACACCTACAAGCACTGGCTCGACAACATTAAGGACTGGTGTATTTCGCGCCAGCTGTGGTGGGGCCACCGCATTCCGGCCTACTACCTCAGCAACGGCACTTGCATTGTGGCCGAAACCGATGAGGAAGCACTAGCCCAAGCCAAGAAAGAAACGGGCAACAGCGCGCTCACCATGGCCGACCTAAGCCAGGATGTAGATGTGCTCGACACCTGGTTCTCCTCGTGGTTGTGGCCCATATCGGTGTTCGACGGTATTCGAAACCCCGAAAACGCTGAGATTAAATACTACTACCCAACCAACGATCTGGTTACCGCTCCCGAAATTCTATTCTTCTGGGTGGCCCGCATGATTATTGCCGGATACGAATACCAGGGCGCAAAACCTTTCACCAACGTATACCTAACCGGTATTGTGCGCGACCAGCTGCACCGCAAGATGTCGAAATCGCTAGGGAATTCCCCCGATCCGCTCGACCTTATTGCCAAGTATGGTGCCGATGGTGTTCGGGTGGGAATGCTCCTGTGCAGCCCTGCCGGAAACGACCTCCTCTTCGACGAAAACCTTACGGAGCAAGGCCGTAACTTCAGCAATAAAATTTGGAATGCCTTCCGCTTAGTAAAAGGATGGGAGGTTGATGCAACCATTCCACAGCCCGAACACACACGCCTTACGGTGGAATGGTTCGAGGCTAAGTTCAACCAAACCCTGGAGCAGGTAAACCAACAGTTTGACGCCTACAATATTTCAGAAGCGTTGATGGTGGTATATAAGCTATTCTGGGACGAGTTCTCCAGCTGGTATCTCGAGGCCATAAAGCCCGCGTTCAACCAGCCCATTGATGGAAAAACCCTCAACACCACAATAGAATTTTTTGAGCGACTGCTTAAGGTTCTTCACCCCTACATGCCATTCCTTACCGAGGAGATTTACCACCTTATTAAGGAGCGAGATGCCAAAGATTCCATTATGGTAAGCTTATGGCCAGTAGCCAAAGCTTTCGATTCTGCGATCCTCGAGGAGTTCGAAAACCTGAAGGAAACGGTTGCCAATGTTCGCTCGGTTCGTCAGGACAAGAATATCCCCCACAAGGAAACCTTGGAGCTGTTTGTGAAAAGAGAGGGTAGCCCTCTTGTAAACCTCAACTCGGTAATCATCAAAATGGCCAATCTCACGACCATCAACGATACCGATACAAAGGTGGAAGGTGCATCGTCGTTTATGGTAAAAACTACCGAGTACTACCTCCCGCTGGGTGGACTACTCAATGTTGAAGAAGAGTTAGAAAAACTTCAAGCCGAGGTGGTATACCTTCAGGGATTCTTGGAATCGGTTATGAAAAAGTTGAGCAATGAGAAATTTGTGAACAGCGCACCGGCAAAAGTTGTAGAGATGGAGCAAAACAAGAAGTCCGACGCCGAGACAAAGATCAAAGCCATTGAGGAGCAAATTGCACAATTAAAGAAGTAG
- a CDS encoding glutamine synthetase family protein has product MRDSEIIMSPNELVQYLKKPAAEFTKQDIINFAEAHEIEMVNFRYVAEDGKLKTLNFILWSKDHLDIILSGGERVDGSSLFSFIEAGSSDLYVIPKFRTAFVDPFAEVPTLNILCSFYNNEGKPLDSSPEFVLRKAHEEFRRKTGYTFMALGELEYYVIAEDQEVYPGVDQKGYHASEPYSKWEIIRVEALRYIARAGGHVKYGHSEVGCFTQDGIHYEQHEIEFLPMTAEEAVEQMVIAKWILRMLGYRYGVNISFAPKITVGKAGSGLHVHMMLVKDGKNMMVSEGKLSDTAKKMIAGILDVADALTAFGNTIPTSYLRLVPHQEAPTSICWGDRNRSVLIRVPLGWNGANTMLHDANPQDDSLLTHTESKQTVEIRTPDGSADLYCLLAGLVVGAEHGLTMPNALARAQAQYVDCNIFKEENKHIQEKLEQLPISCSESADRLSQKRAIFENNGIFPKGMIDSKIKILKSYKDEGLSEKLYGKHDEIKALVDKYIHIA; this is encoded by the coding sequence ATGAGAGATTCCGAAATTATAATGAGCCCCAACGAATTGGTGCAGTATCTCAAGAAACCAGCAGCAGAGTTTACGAAGCAGGACATCATCAACTTTGCCGAGGCGCACGAAATAGAAATGGTGAACTTTCGCTACGTGGCGGAGGATGGAAAGCTCAAAACCCTTAACTTTATTCTTTGGAGTAAAGACCATTTAGATATTATCCTTTCGGGTGGTGAGCGTGTAGATGGATCGAGCCTATTCTCCTTTATCGAGGCGGGTTCGAGCGATTTATACGTCATCCCTAAATTCCGCACTGCATTCGTTGACCCGTTTGCCGAAGTGCCAACACTCAATATCCTTTGCTCATTTTACAACAACGAAGGCAAGCCCCTTGATAGCTCTCCCGAGTTTGTTCTGCGCAAAGCTCATGAGGAATTCCGCCGCAAAACCGGCTACACCTTCATGGCCTTGGGCGAGTTGGAATACTATGTTATTGCCGAAGATCAAGAAGTGTATCCGGGCGTTGATCAAAAGGGTTACCACGCTTCGGAACCTTACTCCAAATGGGAAATTATACGGGTGGAAGCGCTTCGCTATATTGCCCGCGCCGGCGGTCACGTTAAGTATGGTCACTCCGAGGTGGGTTGCTTTACCCAAGATGGCATCCATTACGAGCAGCACGAAATTGAGTTTCTTCCCATGACTGCCGAAGAAGCCGTAGAGCAAATGGTTATTGCTAAGTGGATTCTTCGTATGCTTGGATACCGCTACGGTGTAAACATTAGCTTTGCACCAAAGATCACGGTAGGTAAGGCCGGAAGCGGACTTCATGTGCACATGATGCTGGTTAAGGATGGCAAAAATATGATGGTTTCCGAAGGTAAGTTGAGCGATACGGCCAAGAAGATGATTGCCGGGATACTCGATGTTGCTGATGCCCTCACTGCTTTTGGCAATACCATTCCTACCTCCTACCTACGCTTGGTTCCTCACCAAGAGGCACCAACCAGCATTTGCTGGGGCGATAGAAACCGTTCGGTGCTAATTCGTGTGCCGCTGGGATGGAACGGAGCCAATACCATGCTTCACGATGCCAACCCTCAAGACGATTCACTATTAACCCATACCGAAAGCAAACAAACGGTTGAGATCCGCACACCCGATGGTTCGGCCGATCTTTACTGTCTTCTTGCTGGACTTGTTGTGGGTGCAGAGCACGGTCTCACCATGCCAAATGCACTAGCGCGCGCCCAAGCCCAATACGTGGATTGCAACATCTTTAAGGAGGAGAATAAGCACATTCAAGAGAAGTTGGAGCAACTGCCTATCTCCTGCTCCGAATCGGCTGATCGGTTAAGCCAGAAGAGAGCAATCTTCGAGAACAACGGAATCTTCCCCAAGGGGATGATCGACAGCAAGATTAAAATCTTGAAATCTTACAAAGATGAAGGTCTAAGCGAAAAACTCTACGGCAAGCACGATGAGATAAAGGCTTTGGTTGACAAATACATTCACATTGCATAA
- the pdxH gene encoding pyridoxamine 5'-phosphate oxidase — protein MKKDIANIRQEYRLASLLETEVDTNPMVVFNGWLQEAIKADVPEPTAMTVATSTFEGKPSARMMLLKGADENGFSFFTNYESRKARQLAQNPFAALVFFWPLLERQVRIEGKISKVSAKESDRYFKSRPVGSRIGAWASPQSQVIPNRRYLESLKMDFQEEFAKREIIRPDNWGGYVLEPILIEFWQGRPDRLHDRLQYRLENEGWILERLAP, from the coding sequence ATGAAGAAGGACATTGCCAATATCCGACAGGAGTATAGGCTAGCATCGCTGCTAGAGACAGAGGTGGATACTAATCCAATGGTGGTGTTTAATGGATGGCTCCAGGAGGCAATAAAGGCTGATGTGCCCGAGCCTACGGCCATGACGGTAGCGACTTCAACCTTTGAGGGAAAGCCATCGGCTCGAATGATGCTTCTGAAGGGTGCCGATGAGAATGGTTTTTCATTCTTCACCAACTACGAAAGCCGTAAGGCGCGCCAGTTGGCGCAGAATCCATTTGCAGCACTGGTTTTCTTTTGGCCCCTGCTCGAGCGTCAAGTAAGAATTGAGGGTAAGATTTCGAAGGTTAGCGCAAAGGAGTCGGATCGATACTTTAAAAGTCGTCCGGTGGGTAGCAGGATTGGTGCTTGGGCTTCGCCGCAAAGCCAAGTTATTCCTAATCGTCGTTACCTTGAGAGTTTGAAAATGGACTTCCAGGAAGAGTTTGCCAAGCGGGAGATTATTCGACCCGATAACTGGGGTGGATATGTGTTAGAGCCAATCTTGATTGAGTTTTGGCAGGGCAGGCCCGATAGGCTACACGACAGGCTTCAGTATCGATTGGAAAATGAAGGTTGGATTCTTGAGCGATTAGCACCATAA
- a CDS encoding YihY/virulence factor BrkB family protein, producing the protein MYKRFVGYLLGIYYRSTLWAKEVSLPGFYKTPIYDVVVFFFRGIMQGSLTTRASAIAFSFFLAIFPSIIFLFTLIPYIPVDNFQGQFFSMLKALIPGNAFAALESTLLEVITLKSGGLLSFGFVAALFFSTNGVNSLLGAFNATYHRIVIRNIWSQYIVSILLTIFLTFLISLATALIIFGQLALSYLDAHNIIKDGIVIWLLIISKWLIVLILFFFSIAMLYYFAPADRIKFRFFSPGASLATFLIIVTSVGFSAYVNNFGQYNKLYGSIGSFMALMLWLYFNAIALLLGFELNASISSASNDRGDNVDAMIKKLD; encoded by the coding sequence ATGTATAAACGATTTGTTGGGTATTTGTTGGGTATATACTATCGTTCTACCCTATGGGCCAAGGAGGTTTCGCTTCCTGGGTTTTATAAAACTCCAATATACGATGTCGTTGTCTTTTTCTTTAGGGGCATCATGCAGGGCTCGCTTACTACACGTGCCTCAGCCATTGCTTTCAGCTTTTTTTTGGCGATCTTTCCCTCTATCATCTTTTTGTTTACACTAATACCCTACATCCCGGTAGATAATTTCCAAGGGCAGTTCTTTTCCATGCTTAAGGCACTTATTCCCGGCAATGCTTTTGCCGCGCTTGAATCTACACTGCTTGAGGTTATTACCCTTAAGAGTGGTGGCCTGCTCTCATTTGGTTTTGTTGCCGCACTCTTCTTCTCTACCAACGGTGTAAACTCTCTTCTTGGCGCGTTCAATGCTACTTACCACCGAATCGTTATTCGTAATATCTGGTCGCAATATATCGTATCTATTTTGCTTACCATTTTTCTCACCTTCCTGATTTCGTTAGCAACTGCACTTATTATATTCGGGCAATTAGCGTTATCCTACCTCGATGCTCATAATATTATTAAAGACGGAATTGTTATATGGCTACTGATCATTAGCAAATGGTTGATTGTGCTAATACTCTTCTTCTTCTCCATTGCTATGCTTTACTACTTTGCTCCTGCCGACCGAATTAAGTTTCGCTTCTTCTCGCCCGGGGCCTCGTTGGCTACATTCCTGATAATAGTAACCTCTGTTGGTTTCTCTGCCTACGTGAATAATTTTGGTCAATATAATAAGCTCTATGGGTCTATTGGGAGTTTTATGGCCCTTATGCTCTGGCTTTATTTCAATGCTATTGCGCTTTTGCTCGGATTCGAACTTAATGCCAGCATTAGTTCCGCCTCAAATGATAGGGGCGACAATGTTGATGCAATGATAAAAAAGTTAGATTAA
- the nadC gene encoding carboxylating nicotinate-nucleotide diphosphorylase encodes MEVTEILVDELIDIAIREDVGDGDHSSLSCIPFEKMGKVKLLVKQAGVLAGVAIAKKVFLRIDPATEMEIILNDGAIIKPGDIAFYAVGRVQSLLKSERLVLNIMQRMSGVATQTAEYVKLVEGTGAKILDTRKTTPGMRVLDKQAVKIGGGENHRMGLYDMVMLKDNHIDFAGGIEAAVARVKAYLKAENRSLRIEVEVRSLEDIKTLLRLDGVHRVMFDNFSVEKTFEAVALVGGKLETESSGGINKDTIRSYAEAGVDYISVGALTHQIKSLDLSLKAV; translated from the coding sequence ATGGAAGTTACGGAAATTCTGGTAGATGAGCTTATTGATATCGCAATTAGGGAAGATGTTGGCGATGGCGACCATAGTTCCTTAAGCTGTATCCCTTTCGAAAAGATGGGAAAGGTGAAGCTGTTGGTTAAGCAAGCCGGTGTTCTTGCGGGGGTAGCAATTGCAAAGAAAGTATTCTTGCGTATCGACCCTGCTACGGAAATGGAAATTATTCTAAACGATGGAGCCATAATTAAGCCGGGCGACATTGCCTTTTACGCTGTAGGACGGGTTCAATCTCTGCTTAAGAGTGAGCGCTTGGTGCTAAATATCATGCAGCGAATGAGCGGAGTGGCTACGCAAACTGCCGAGTATGTGAAGCTGGTAGAGGGTACAGGAGCGAAGATACTTGATACCCGAAAAACTACTCCGGGAATGCGCGTGCTCGACAAACAGGCGGTAAAAATTGGGGGTGGCGAAAATCACCGGATGGGGTTATACGACATGGTGATGCTGAAGGATAATCACATCGATTTTGCCGGGGGAATTGAGGCGGCTGTTGCACGCGTAAAAGCGTATTTGAAAGCAGAGAACAGAAGTTTAAGGATTGAGGTTGAGGTTCGCTCTCTTGAGGATATTAAAACACTTTTGCGACTTGATGGCGTTCATCGGGTAATGTTCGATAACTTCTCTGTTGAGAAAACATTTGAAGCGGTTGCGTTGGTTGGGGGGAAACTCGAAACCGAATCGTCGGGCGGAATTAACAAGGATACCATTCGGAGCTACGCCGAAGCTGGGGTAGACTATATTTCGGTGGGGGCGCTTACGCACCAGATTAAAAGTCTTGATTTAAGTTTAAAAGCTGTTTAA
- the rlmH gene encoding 23S rRNA (pseudouridine(1915)-N(3))-methyltransferase RlmH, whose protein sequence is MKIRFIAFGKTTPTFLAEGVKEYEKRLTHYISFELKLIPDIKNAKSLSELQQKKMEGDLILKACADGDYIVLLDERGKEMSSPGFAEFLEKRILEGTRSLCFVSGGPYGFSDEVYKTASGKLSLSQMTFSHQMVKVIFLEQLYRAFTILKGEPYHHQ, encoded by the coding sequence ATGAAGATTCGATTTATAGCATTTGGCAAAACAACCCCTACCTTCTTGGCCGAGGGGGTAAAGGAGTATGAAAAACGATTAACACACTACATCTCCTTTGAGTTAAAGCTAATCCCAGATATTAAAAACGCGAAGAGTCTCTCCGAACTACAACAAAAAAAGATGGAAGGCGATCTTATCCTAAAGGCTTGTGCCGACGGCGACTATATCGTATTGCTCGATGAGCGGGGCAAAGAGATGAGTTCTCCCGGTTTTGCTGAATTTCTGGAAAAGAGAATCCTTGAGGGAACACGCTCCCTATGCTTTGTTTCCGGTGGACCATACGGCTTCTCCGATGAGGTTTACAAGACGGCATCGGGCAAGCTATCCCTCTCCCAAATGACCTTTTCTCATCAAATGGTAAAGGTTATCTTCTTGGAACAACTCTACCGAGCATTTACCATTCTGAAGGGCGAGCCTTATCATCACCAGTAA